Part of the Planctomycetota bacterium genome, TATCAGGAGCGCAAGCGCCTCGGCCGCAGCTTGGCCGAGCCGGTGCTCCAGCGGACCGGCGAGGACTTCGCCAACATCGTCTTCGGCTTCATCCCCAACACCAGCGAGCCCGCTTTTCTCGGCCTGGTGGAGGAAGTGGAGCAGCGCATGCGCACCCGCGAAATTGCGGCCCTGACCGGCAAGCTGCGCGCGGGCACCCTTGCCGAGAGCGACCTCGCTGCGTCGCTGGGCATGCTGCCGCGGGTGGAGAAAATCGCCCACAAGGATCAGCGCCTGCGCACCTTCATCACCCACGACGCGGCCCGCCGGGACCTGGTCACGCACGTCTATGACGTCACCCGCGGCGTGGTCCGGGAGAACGACACGCTGGTCATGGTCGACGACTCGATCGTGCGCGGCACCACGCTGCGCGATTCGATCGTCACCATGCTCGCCCGCCTGCGCCCCTCGCGGATCGTCATCGCCAGCTCGGCCCCGCCCATCTGCTACCCCGACTGCTACGGCATCGACATGAGCCAACTGGGCAGGTTCATCGCCTTCGAGGCGGCCGTGGGCGTGATCCGCGACCGCGGCGACGAGGGAATGTTCGAGGAGATCGAGCGGCTCTGCCTGGAGCAGGCCACCCTTCCGCCGGCGCAGATGAAGAATCATGTCCGGCGGATCTACGACGCGGTTTCGCACGACGAGCTCTGCGACCGGATCGCCCGGCTCATCCGCCCCGAGAGCCTCGCCTGGAAGGGTCGTCTGGAGGTCGTCTACCAGCGGGTCGAGGGCCTCGCCCAGGCCATGCCCGAGCACAAGGGCGTCTGGTATTTCACCGGCGACTATCCCACCCCGGGCGGGTTGCGGGTCCTGAACACGGCCTATCTGAACTGGAGAAAAAAGCTCGAAAAACGGGCTTATTGATCGGGATTCAGGAAAGCCCTTCCGCAGCCGCCTCGGCGCCGGTTGAACTTGACCGAAAGGTCGAATTCGGGTCTACTAGTCGGCTCGCCGCAGTTCGACGAATCGAACCGCGGTTTCAAGGCTCCTTTCGAGGCACAGATGGCTCGCTACACCGGTCCCAAAGTCAAACTTTCTCGTCGTGTCGGCGTTCCCATTGCGGACATTCCGAAGCACACCGCCAAGCGCCAGCTCACCTCCAACGGCATGCACGGCTTCCGCGGCAAGCGCCCGAAGCCCTACGGCATCCGCAAGGACGAGAAGCAAAAACTGCGCTACCACTACGGCGTCCTCGAGAAGCAATTCCGCCACGTCCTCGCCAACGCGGGACGGACCACCGGCAACACCGGCGAAGTGCTGATGCAGCTCCTGGAGCGCCGCCTGGACAATCTGCTCCGCCGCGCGGGTTTCGCCCGCACGATCTGGGCCGCCCGCCAGCTGGTCGCCCACGGCCACGTCAAGGTCAACGGCGAGAAGGTCGATCGTCCCAGCTACCTGGTTGAAATCGGACATGAGATCACCCTGCGTGAAGGCACGCACAAGCTGATCCGCGAGAACATGGAGAGCATGTCGAGCCACAACGTGCCCGGCTGGCTCGAAGTGAATCCGGCCCAATTGTCGGCGAAGGTCACCAGCCTGCCGACCTCGGACCAGATTCCGTTCGATGTCAACACCAATCTGATCATCGAGTTCTATCGCTGATCCATCGGGCCTTCGGGCATGCTCAAGTTCCTCCGAAAATACAACAAGGTCCTCTTCGGATTCTTCAGCGTGGTGCTCATGGTCACCTGGCTCGTGCCCTCAGCGATCCAGCAGCTTTCCAAGTCGTCCGCCTCGGCCAATGCGGTCTGGGCAACGGTGGGTGACGGCGAGAAGGTCACGCTCATTGAGGAGCAGAAGCTGGCGCGGCAGGTCAAGATCATCGACGCCCTCAAGCTGCCGATGGCCCGTGATCTGGGCATCACCAACAATCCAAGCCAGTGGTATCTGCTGGTCCGTGAGGCGAAGCAGGCCGGATTGGTCAGCGGCCCCTCGGACGGCAAGGACGTCCTGCAGAAGATCGCCGGCGGCGAGGTCAAGCCCGGCGAGCCGATGTCCAGCCAGGCTCTGCTGCTGCTGGGCCAGCTCTGCAGCGCCAGCGGCTACCAGCCCCCGATGATCTACGAAACGCTCGCGGAACTTTCCGGCGTGGCCCGCATGCTGAACCTGGCCGCCGCGGCGCCGCGCATCAGCGAGGCGCGAATGAAGTCGACGGCGCAGAACGCCCTCACCGGACTGAGCGCCGACGTGGTGGTGATTGCGACCGACAAGCCCCTCCCCGCCAACGATCCGGTTCCGACACCGGAGCAGGTCGAGAAGCTCGTGAAGGACAACGCCGACAAGGAGCCGGGCAAGGGTCCGCACGGCGTTGGCTACCGGCAGCCCGAACAGATCCAGTTGGAATGGTTCGTCGTCCCCGCGGAACAGGTCCGCAACCAGATGATGAACGATCCGCGCCTCTCCAACGTCGAACTGCGCAAGGCCTTCCTGCGGAATCCGACTTCCTTCGGCGCC contains:
- the rpsD gene encoding 30S ribosomal protein S4, which gives rise to MARYTGPKVKLSRRVGVPIADIPKHTAKRQLTSNGMHGFRGKRPKPYGIRKDEKQKLRYHYGVLEKQFRHVLANAGRTTGNTGEVLMQLLERRLDNLLRRAGFARTIWAARQLVAHGHVKVNGEKVDRPSYLVEIGHEITLREGTHKLIRENMESMSSHNVPGWLEVNPAQLSAKVTSLPTSDQIPFDVNTNLIIEFYR